A region from the Halomarina litorea genome encodes:
- a CDS encoding LURP-one-related/scramblase family protein: protein MSGTQDVIGGLDLSADDYVIKQSLVRSKYAVTDGDGNPVLKGKKKRFKIKEEFPFTNPQGDVVFRIKARNILDVAGNYELVDEESGEPFAVIEKEYTLFKHVYNIRDPDGRMLARIESESAVVMALKSFSDIVSILPHSYSITGPDGEHIGSISERLSLRDIFDVHVGDTGDAPREAIVAAAITIDALEED, encoded by the coding sequence ATGAGCGGAACCCAGGACGTCATCGGTGGCCTCGACCTCTCGGCCGACGACTACGTCATCAAACAGAGCCTCGTCCGGAGCAAGTACGCGGTGACCGACGGCGACGGGAACCCCGTCCTGAAGGGCAAGAAGAAGCGCTTCAAGATCAAGGAGGAGTTCCCCTTCACGAACCCGCAGGGCGACGTGGTCTTCCGCATCAAGGCGCGGAACATCCTCGACGTGGCGGGCAACTACGAACTCGTCGACGAGGAGTCGGGCGAGCCGTTCGCCGTCATCGAGAAGGAGTACACCCTGTTCAAGCACGTCTACAACATCCGCGACCCCGACGGGCGGATGCTCGCGCGCATCGAGTCCGAGAGCGCCGTCGTGATGGCCCTGAAGTCGTTCTCCGATATCGTGAGCATCCTGCCCCACTCGTACTCCATCACCGGCCCGGACGGCGAGCACATCGGGTCCATCAGCGAGCGTCTCTCGCTGCGCGACATCTTCGACGTGCACGTCGGCGACACCGGCGACGCCCCCCGCGAGGCCATCGTCGCCGCCGCCATCACCATCGACGCCCTCGAAGAGGACTGA
- a CDS encoding metal-dependent hydrolase — translation MMATTHALVGVTLAAAFVPLAPESASLLALAGGVGGTAPDVDTVVGTHRKTLHFPALGWVVALPAVAIAVLAPGPATAAAACFLLAAAVHSLSDVLEGGRELRPWERTTDRAVYCHLCRRWLTARRLVRYDGSPEDLLLTAVFAVPPLLAFGGSVGAGCLALVALGAGYTLVRKRVPALVEFANTGR, via the coding sequence ATGATGGCCACCACCCACGCCCTGGTCGGCGTGACGCTCGCGGCGGCGTTCGTCCCCCTCGCTCCCGAATCCGCCTCGCTTCTCGCCCTCGCGGGCGGCGTGGGCGGCACCGCCCCCGACGTCGACACCGTCGTCGGCACCCACCGGAAGACGCTGCACTTCCCCGCGTTGGGGTGGGTCGTCGCCCTGCCGGCAGTCGCCATCGCCGTCCTCGCGCCCGGTCCGGCGACGGCCGCCGCCGCCTGCTTCCTCCTCGCGGCGGCGGTGCACTCGCTGTCGGACGTACTGGAGGGCGGACGGGAACTCAGGCCGTGGGAACGGACGACGGACCGGGCGGTGTACTGTCACCTCTGTCGTCGGTGGCTCACCGCCCGGCGACTCGTCCGGTACGACGGGTCCCCCGAGGACCTCCTCCTCACTGCGGTCTTCGCGGTCCCCCCGCTCCTCGCGTTCGGCGGGTCCGTCGGGGCGGGATGTCTCGCGCTCGTCGCCCTCGGCGCGGGCTACACGCTCGTCCGAAAGCGGGTCCCGGCGCTGGTGGAGTTCGCGAACACGGGCCGGTGA
- a CDS encoding lysylphosphatidylglycerol synthase transmembrane domain-containing protein, producing the protein MNTPTHDGSVDGREWRGVRRLVTTAVVGGVVVALAAALFSGTHSLPDGVDGRTLAGLLALAFVALACWGLSLHVVLVTLGAGVGPVRSVGLSLATKFVANVAPFGQAAGAPVSGLLVASATDLELERALTAVVTVSTLTSATGVALGIVALGGGGLGGSTTARVAASAPLVVGLGALVVAGWRRRRRVAVLLAAVLTPLARVVAPVHPRVDPPTREAVAARVDGLFVAVEEIARAPRRVALAVGFAACGQVLTATCLWVALDAVGSPVAFPLLLGVLPLASVGTLVPSPGGTAGVEAALVGLLVSLAGMALPLASAAVILYRVATFWAPLPVCGVVAAAFGGRDVISLVRG; encoded by the coding sequence ATGAACACACCCACGCACGACGGGTCGGTCGACGGACGGGAGTGGCGGGGGGTCCGCCGTCTCGTCACGACCGCCGTCGTGGGAGGGGTCGTCGTCGCCCTCGCCGCCGCCCTCTTCTCGGGCACCCACTCGCTCCCGGACGGCGTCGACGGGCGGACGCTCGCGGGACTGCTCGCCCTCGCGTTCGTCGCGCTGGCCTGCTGGGGGCTCTCGCTGCACGTCGTGCTCGTGACGCTCGGCGCGGGCGTCGGCCCCGTCCGCTCCGTGGGCCTCTCGCTGGCCACCAAGTTCGTCGCGAACGTCGCGCCGTTCGGGCAGGCCGCCGGCGCGCCGGTCAGCGGCCTCCTCGTCGCCTCGGCGACCGACCTCGAACTCGAACGCGCGCTCACCGCCGTCGTCACCGTCAGTACTCTCACGAGCGCGACCGGCGTCGCTCTCGGAATCGTCGCCCTCGGCGGTGGCGGACTGGGGGGGTCGACGACCGCCCGCGTGGCTGCGAGCGCACCCCTCGTCGTGGGTCTCGGCGCGCTCGTCGTCGCGGGGTGGCGTCGCCGCCGCCGGGTCGCCGTCCTCCTCGCGGCCGTCCTCACTCCCCTCGCCCGGGTCGTCGCTCCCGTCCACCCCCGCGTGGACCCGCCGACCCGCGAGGCCGTCGCGGCCCGCGTCGACGGCCTGTTCGTCGCGGTCGAGGAGATCGCCCGCGCGCCGCGCCGCGTCGCCCTCGCGGTCGGGTTCGCCGCCTGCGGGCAGGTGCTGACCGCGACCTGTCTGTGGGTGGCCCTCGATGCGGTCGGCTCGCCCGTCGCCTTCCCCCTCCTCCTCGGCGTCCTCCCGCTGGCGAGCGTCGGGACGCTCGTCCCCTCGCCGGGAGGCACCGCTGGCGTCGAGGCGGCGCTCGTCGGTCTGCTGGTGTCGCTCGCGGGGATGGCGCTCCCGCTGGCCTCCGCGGCGGTCATCCTCTACCGGGTGGCGACGTTCTGGGCGCCGCTCCCGGTGTGTGGCGTGGTCGCCGCCGCCTTCGGCGGGCGGGACGTCATCTCGCTGGTGCGGGGATAG
- a CDS encoding winged helix-turn-helix transcriptional regulator, which translates to MVLNGSGEGRTDESRDDLGDIGNLLGRKWYLPVIDQIQESGSMGFNELKRELADISSKVLSETLKQLEERALVEREMVSDKPFRVEYSLTERGDSLEGVIGVIHDWYADGRAIAVCDGCGDTLVDDRTCSYCSDSYCPAHRLPESHDCPGIE; encoded by the coding sequence ATGGTGCTCAATGGCTCCGGCGAGGGTCGTACCGACGAGTCCCGGGACGACCTCGGCGACATCGGGAACCTCCTGGGTCGCAAGTGGTACCTCCCCGTCATCGACCAGATACAAGAGAGCGGTTCGATGGGCTTCAACGAACTCAAGCGGGAACTGGCCGACATCTCCAGTAAGGTCCTCTCGGAGACGCTCAAACAACTGGAGGAGCGGGCGCTGGTCGAACGGGAGATGGTCAGCGACAAGCCGTTCCGGGTCGAGTACTCGCTGACGGAGCGGGGGGACTCGTTGGAGGGCGTCATCGGCGTGATACACGACTGGTACGCCGACGGGAGAGCGATAGCCGTCTGCGACGGGTGCGGCGACACCCTCGTCGACGACCGGACCTGCTCGTACTGCTCCGACTCGTACTGTCCGGCCCACAGGCTGCCCGAGAGCCACGACTGTCCCGGTATCGAGTGA
- a CDS encoding helix-turn-helix domain-containing protein, with translation MVVITDIAVPADQFALGTLFETYPDIRVELERIVPLQTGVIPLFWVEGGDRAAIEETLGTDTLVEEVTCLTRTDGRYLFEIRWSPDIDSLVRPLITSRADVLRAAGGADEWEFRLQFADRDDLGIFRDQCVEHDVQIELRRIYNPSVPRDETTVTDEQYDIISTAHANGYWDIPRGITLGDLAALVGISDNAASQRLRRGITSIVDEFLASNENGPK, from the coding sequence ATGGTGGTCATCACCGACATCGCCGTCCCGGCGGACCAGTTCGCGCTCGGGACCCTCTTCGAGACGTACCCGGACATCAGGGTCGAACTCGAGCGAATCGTCCCGCTTCAGACGGGAGTGATTCCCCTGTTCTGGGTGGAAGGTGGCGATCGCGCGGCCATCGAGGAGACGCTCGGTACCGACACACTCGTCGAGGAGGTGACCTGCCTCACCCGGACCGACGGCCGATACCTCTTCGAGATTCGCTGGTCCCCGGACATCGACTCGCTCGTCCGACCGCTGATCACGTCGCGCGCCGACGTCCTCCGGGCGGCGGGCGGAGCCGACGAGTGGGAGTTCCGCCTCCAGTTCGCCGACCGGGACGACCTCGGGATCTTTCGCGACCAGTGCGTCGAGCACGACGTGCAGATCGAACTGCGCCGCATCTACAACCCGAGCGTCCCTCGCGACGAGACGACCGTCACCGACGAGCAGTACGACATCATCTCGACGGCCCACGCGAACGGATACTGGGACATCCCGCGGGGTATCACCCTCGGTGACCTGGCGGCACTGGTCGGCATCAGCGACAACGCCGCGTCCCAGCGCCTGCGGCGCGGTATCACCTCCATCGTCGACGAGTTCCTCGCCAGCAACGAGAACGGGCCGAAGTGA
- a CDS encoding SDR family NAD(P)-dependent oxidoreductase gives MLEPDLDGRVALVTGSAKGVGRELLRSLADHGASVAVHYNTSDGAADDVAETVREDGGTAMTVGADVTDPEDVDGMFDTVEAELGDVDVLVNNVGNFAPAHWTDIDWETWQNVMRTNFDATCICSKRALDPMRESEWGRIVNVGYASAEKGLVSPKNFPYFVAKTGVLMFTRMLAADTQDDGITVNAVSPYVVENSEEFPEDLPRGRPARFEDLQQAMLFFVDEDSDYVSGENVEVDGGWLPEKV, from the coding sequence ATGCTCGAACCCGACCTCGACGGGCGCGTCGCACTCGTCACCGGGAGCGCGAAGGGCGTCGGTCGCGAACTCCTGCGTTCGCTCGCCGACCACGGCGCGAGCGTCGCCGTCCACTACAACACGAGCGACGGGGCCGCAGACGACGTGGCCGAGACGGTCCGCGAGGACGGTGGGACGGCGATGACCGTCGGGGCGGACGTCACCGACCCCGAGGACGTCGACGGGATGTTCGACACCGTCGAGGCCGAACTCGGGGACGTCGACGTCCTCGTCAACAACGTCGGGAACTTCGCGCCCGCCCACTGGACCGACATCGACTGGGAGACGTGGCAGAACGTCATGCGGACGAACTTCGACGCCACCTGCATCTGTTCGAAGCGGGCGCTCGACCCCATGCGCGAGTCGGAGTGGGGCCGCATCGTCAACGTCGGCTACGCCTCCGCCGAGAAGGGCCTCGTCTCGCCGAAGAACTTCCCCTACTTCGTCGCCAAGACGGGCGTGTTGATGTTCACGCGGATGCTGGCCGCCGACACGCAGGACGACGGCATCACGGTCAACGCCGTCTCGCCGTACGTCGTCGAGAACTCCGAGGAGTTCCCCGAGGACCTGCCCCGGGGCCGCCCCGCGCGGTTCGAGGACCTCCAGCAGGCGATGCTCTTCTTCGTCGACGAGGACAGCGACTACGTCAGCGGCGAGAACGTCGAAGTCGACGGCGGGTGGCTCCCCGAGAAGGTGTAG
- a CDS encoding ROK family protein translates to MPYYAGVDLGATNVRAVVGDGDGTILGQASQSTPQGPTGIAVTEAVLAVLREACEAADVSPHRVTAAGIGSIGPLDLTEGTVDGPANLPDAVGRIPLTGPVGNLVESDRVYLHNDTNAGCLGQRFFSDRNPDDMVYVTMSSGVGAGVAVDGHLLQGWDGNAGEVGHMTVDPDGRLTCGCGGAGHWEAYCSGNNIPNYARYIHETGDYETDLDLEAPDFGAPAVFDAASAGDPLAERVVERVGEWNTVAIANVAHAYAPLVVYLGGAVALNNPEQILDPIVESLPDRVTMVNVPDVELTTLGDDVVVLGALASAITGGGRRAP, encoded by the coding sequence ATGCCCTACTACGCGGGCGTCGACCTCGGCGCGACGAACGTCCGGGCGGTCGTCGGGGACGGGGACGGCACCATCCTCGGGCAGGCGAGCCAGTCGACCCCGCAGGGACCGACCGGCATCGCCGTCACCGAGGCGGTCCTCGCGGTCCTGCGCGAGGCCTGCGAGGCCGCCGACGTCTCCCCGCACCGCGTGACCGCCGCCGGTATCGGCTCCATCGGCCCGCTCGACCTGACGGAGGGAACCGTCGACGGTCCCGCCAACCTCCCGGACGCGGTCGGTCGCATCCCCCTGACCGGCCCCGTCGGGAACCTCGTCGAGTCCGACCGGGTGTACCTGCACAACGACACCAACGCCGGCTGTCTCGGCCAGCGCTTCTTCAGCGACCGCAACCCCGACGACATGGTGTACGTCACGATGTCCTCGGGCGTCGGCGCGGGCGTCGCCGTCGACGGCCACCTCCTGCAGGGGTGGGACGGCAACGCCGGCGAGGTGGGCCACATGACCGTCGACCCCGACGGTCGGCTGACCTGCGGGTGTGGCGGCGCGGGCCACTGGGAGGCGTACTGCTCGGGCAACAACATCCCGAACTACGCCCGCTACATCCACGAGACGGGCGACTACGAGACGGACCTCGACCTCGAGGCGCCCGACTTCGGCGCGCCGGCCGTGTTCGACGCGGCGAGCGCGGGCGACCCCCTCGCGGAACGCGTCGTCGAGCGAGTCGGGGAGTGGAACACCGTCGCCATCGCCAACGTCGCTCACGCCTACGCCCCCCTCGTCGTCTACCTCGGCGGGGCCGTGGCGCTCAACAACCCCGAGCAGATACTCGACCCCATCGTCGAGTCGCTTCCCGACCGCGTCACGATGGTGAACGTCCCCGACGTGGAACTCACCACCCTCGGCGACGACGTGGTCGTCCTCGGCGCGCTCGCCAGCGCCATCACCGGCGGCGGGCGGCGCGCCCCTTGA
- a CDS encoding DUF402 domain-containing protein: protein MNVSVRGIYTTALTHLLYEGDDHAVVQASEPIRERFDESFPVEPADVHVATTRDRQGVGVEGEADGVSAVADRLRGLGVDTLAWDDPAPTGSVFDAVVTGTRGPGAVLDLGDVEGYLPFDRVDDYLEEGDAVRVQVRSAAAPWDDDDPLCDPTIEVGNGLARLVRGGSTGDTSLDLASVLPTDPREGWAVRWNDRADDASLDALATTLDDLNDRAERVEESLPDEVEAPQRLTEDRATTWVWFGRESRFALDEARRAVTTTMTGHHRCKAATREASAAVDFAEAVCGGTSADTDFPFAALTRQFGPREGDRVALGHGKPDGRLIVLGRGEVVEYDPDGGITVERKMTPGGTYDALGVERRAGDVATTKLKEGRWWYPTVYRGSDGERRGTYVNVCTPVELFPEVARYVDLHVDVVRHADGTVERVDDDELDEAVAAGEVPEALAEKARNVASAVENALGG from the coding sequence ATGAACGTCAGCGTCCGGGGCATCTACACCACGGCGCTCACCCACCTCCTGTACGAGGGCGACGACCACGCCGTCGTGCAGGCGTCCGAACCCATCCGCGAGCGCTTCGACGAGTCGTTCCCGGTCGAACCCGCCGACGTGCACGTGGCGACGACCCGCGACCGACAGGGCGTGGGCGTCGAGGGCGAGGCCGACGGCGTCTCGGCGGTCGCCGACCGACTGCGCGGACTGGGCGTCGACACGCTGGCGTGGGACGACCCGGCCCCCACGGGGAGCGTCTTCGACGCCGTCGTCACCGGGACCCGAGGTCCCGGCGCGGTCCTCGACCTCGGCGACGTGGAGGGCTACCTCCCGTTCGACCGCGTAGACGATTACCTGGAGGAGGGCGACGCCGTGCGCGTACAGGTGCGGTCGGCGGCCGCCCCGTGGGACGACGACGACCCCCTCTGTGACCCGACCATCGAGGTGGGCAACGGCCTCGCCCGTCTCGTGCGCGGCGGGAGCACCGGCGACACGAGCCTCGACCTCGCGAGCGTCCTCCCGACGGACCCCCGTGAGGGGTGGGCGGTGCGGTGGAACGACCGAGCGGACGACGCGAGCCTCGACGCCCTCGCGACGACGCTCGACGACCTGAACGACCGGGCCGAGCGCGTAGAGGAGTCGCTCCCCGACGAGGTCGAGGCCCCCCAGCGTCTCACCGAGGACCGGGCGACGACGTGGGTCTGGTTCGGCCGCGAATCACGGTTCGCGCTGGACGAGGCCCGCCGGGCAGTCACGACGACGATGACCGGCCACCACCGCTGTAAGGCCGCGACCCGCGAGGCCAGCGCCGCCGTCGACTTCGCGGAGGCGGTCTGTGGCGGGACGAGCGCCGACACGGACTTCCCGTTCGCCGCGCTCACCCGGCAGTTCGGTCCGCGCGAGGGCGACCGGGTCGCCCTCGGTCACGGGAAACCGGACGGCAGGCTCATCGTCCTCGGGAGGGGCGAGGTGGTCGAGTACGACCCCGACGGCGGCATCACCGTCGAACGAAAGATGACGCCCGGGGGGACCTACGACGCCCTCGGCGTCGAACGGCGAGCGGGCGACGTGGCCACCACGAAGTTGAAGGAGGGACGCTGGTGGTACCCGACGGTCTACCGGGGGAGCGACGGCGAGCGACGGGGGACGTACGTGAACGTCTGTACGCCGGTCGAACTGTTCCCGGAGGTGGCGCGCTACGTCGACCTGCACGTCGACGTGGTGCGACACGCCGACGGGACGGTCGAACGCGTCGACGACGACGAACTGGACGAGGCCGTCGCCGCCGGCGAGGTGCCCGAAGCGCTGGCCGAGAAGGCGAGGAACGTGGCGAGCGCCGTCGAGAACGCCCTCGGCGGGTAG
- a CDS encoding DUF7532 family protein has product MHFDQRTQAALREVGLSKEQLREADDLVKERTRADADALVEFFADRGTVYSDMDRAHGAGGPQEHTVDHLDCYTHAADIRGYLKFDSWGVPIEGGRPLEDGTVELTLGPTIDGRVRFAADPDDL; this is encoded by the coding sequence ATGCACTTCGACCAGCGGACGCAGGCGGCCCTCCGCGAGGTGGGCCTCTCCAAGGAGCAGCTCCGAGAAGCCGACGACCTCGTAAAAGAGCGGACGCGGGCCGACGCGGACGCCCTCGTCGAGTTCTTCGCCGACCGCGGGACGGTCTACTCGGACATGGACCGCGCCCACGGCGCTGGCGGCCCGCAGGAGCACACGGTCGACCACCTCGACTGCTACACCCACGCCGCCGACATCCGGGGGTACCTCAAGTTCGACTCGTGGGGCGTGCCAATCGAGGGGGGCCGTCCCCTCGAGGACGGCACCGTCGAACTCACCCTCGGCCCGACTATCGACGGTCGGGTTCGCTTCGCGGCCGACCCCGACGACCTATGA
- a CDS encoding amidase yields MAPTYTEMTAAGIARRVRDGECSPVEVVEAHLARIRERGDRTNAFVTVTDELARESAMEAATAVEAGDPLGPLHGVPVAVKDLDDVAGVRTTSGSLLFEDRVAETDSPFVARLREAGAIVVGKTNTPEFGLGTTTENRVAGTTGTPFDPDRTAGGSSGGAAAALADSLVPLAPGSDAGGSIRIPASCCGVYGLKPTYGVVPNVGRPNAFASHTPFSHKGPLARTVEDAARSLDVMAGLHPEDPHSVPVDTDYAAAVDRPVDDLRVAYSPDMGVFPVEPEVREVCDEAVRALERSGATVEAVDPDLGHDHSEILEAYYTMARVRWQGVFDALEAEGFDPRGADRDRLRPYLVDLVLDAETPTARASTRADVVRSRVFDGLQECFAEYDLLATATMGVLPFPHGEEPGTVDGVDVDPYRGWVLTQPYNLSGHPAASVPAGLVDGLPVGLQLAGGRFDDDLVLAGSAAIERRRPWREDYPA; encoded by the coding sequence ATGGCACCGACCTACACGGAGATGACGGCCGCCGGCATCGCCCGGCGCGTCAGGGACGGCGAGTGCTCGCCCGTCGAAGTGGTCGAGGCGCACTTAGCGCGCATCCGCGAGCGGGGGGACCGGACCAACGCCTTCGTCACCGTCACCGACGAACTGGCCCGCGAGTCGGCGATGGAGGCGGCCACGGCCGTCGAGGCGGGCGACCCCCTCGGTCCCCTCCACGGCGTCCCCGTCGCCGTCAAGGACCTCGACGACGTGGCGGGCGTGCGGACCACCTCGGGGTCGCTCCTGTTCGAAGACCGGGTCGCCGAGACGGACTCGCCGTTCGTCGCCCGCCTCCGAGAGGCGGGGGCCATCGTCGTCGGGAAGACGAACACGCCGGAGTTCGGCCTCGGGACGACGACGGAGAACCGCGTCGCCGGGACGACGGGCACGCCCTTCGACCCCGACCGGACCGCCGGCGGGTCCTCGGGCGGGGCGGCGGCCGCCCTCGCAGACTCGCTCGTCCCCCTCGCACCCGGGTCGGACGCGGGCGGGTCCATCCGCATCCCCGCGAGTTGCTGTGGCGTCTACGGCCTCAAGCCCACCTACGGCGTCGTCCCGAACGTCGGGCGGCCCAACGCTTTCGCCAGTCACACCCCGTTCTCGCACAAGGGACCGCTGGCCCGCACGGTGGAGGACGCCGCCCGCTCGCTGGACGTGATGGCCGGCCTCCACCCCGAGGACCCCCACTCGGTCCCCGTCGATACGGACTACGCCGCCGCCGTGGACCGACCCGTCGACGACCTTCGGGTCGCCTACAGCCCCGATATGGGCGTCTTCCCGGTCGAACCCGAGGTACGGGAGGTCTGTGACGAAGCCGTCCGCGCCCTCGAACGTTCGGGGGCGACGGTGGAGGCGGTCGACCCGGACCTCGGCCACGACCACTCCGAGATACTCGAGGCCTACTACACGATGGCGAGGGTGCGCTGGCAGGGAGTGTTCGACGCCCTCGAAGCGGAGGGGTTCGACCCGCGCGGCGCCGACCGCGACCGACTGCGCCCCTACCTCGTGGACCTCGTGCTGGACGCCGAGACGCCGACCGCGCGGGCGTCCACCCGTGCTGACGTCGTCCGCTCGCGGGTGTTCGACGGCCTGCAGGAGTGCTTCGCGGAGTACGACCTGCTGGCCACGGCGACGATGGGCGTCCTCCCGTTCCCCCACGGCGAGGAACCGGGGACGGTCGACGGCGTGGACGTGGACCCGTACCGCGGCTGGGTGCTCACGCAACCGTACAACCTCTCGGGCCACCCCGCGGCGTCGGTCCCGGCGGGCCTCGTCGACGGCCTGCCCGTCGGCCTCCAGCTGGCCGGCGGGCGCTTCGACGACGACCTCGTCCTCGCGGGTAGCGCCGCCATCGAGCGCCGTCGTCCGTGGCGCGAGGACTACCCGGCCTGA
- a CDS encoding PrsW family intramembrane metalloprotease: protein MGQRDPVEARADRSRDLYDIATWEPRSRLDRIAVKLYRGAVAVGRGVIILLSLAFVLGVVFLIGTNDPVVGVLTLLSAVPALGLAWYIYSADVTSKEPFVPIVLTFFLSVFFATFAGIVNTTLSFVQTLGLPGFVLFFFLVVGPVEEAVKLLAVRLYAYGSSSFDAVIDGAVYGAIAGLGFATIENALYIVQNTQMGATGADLLVQQLSSSDGSITAFRALAGPGHVIYSAFAGYYLGLAKFNRENAGPIVAKGILIAALIHATYNTLVSFVPSVAGAILGVGSLVAFFAFVVVYQGFFGYILYRKLKRYGRTYRAVQSETERSGGTVGVDSTEFDG from the coding sequence ATGGGACAACGCGACCCCGTGGAGGCGCGCGCCGACCGCTCGCGCGACCTCTACGACATCGCGACGTGGGAGCCGAGGAGTCGTCTCGATCGGATAGCGGTGAAACTGTACCGGGGCGCGGTCGCCGTCGGTCGGGGGGTCATCATCCTTCTCAGCCTCGCGTTCGTCCTCGGCGTCGTCTTCCTCATCGGGACGAACGACCCGGTCGTCGGCGTACTGACGCTCCTCTCGGCGGTGCCGGCTCTCGGGCTGGCGTGGTACATCTACTCGGCGGACGTGACGAGTAAGGAACCGTTCGTCCCCATCGTCCTCACGTTCTTTCTGAGCGTCTTCTTCGCGACGTTCGCCGGCATCGTCAACACTACGCTGAGTTTCGTCCAGACGCTCGGCCTCCCCGGGTTCGTCCTCTTCTTCTTCCTCGTGGTCGGCCCCGTCGAGGAGGCGGTGAAACTGCTCGCCGTCCGCCTGTACGCCTACGGGTCGTCGAGTTTCGACGCCGTCATCGACGGTGCCGTCTACGGGGCCATCGCCGGCCTCGGGTTCGCGACCATCGAAAACGCCCTCTACATCGTCCAGAACACGCAGATGGGGGCGACGGGGGCGGACCTCCTCGTCCAGCAGTTGAGTTCGTCCGACGGCTCCATCACCGCCTTCCGGGCGCTCGCCGGCCCCGGCCACGTCATCTACTCGGCGTTCGCGGGCTACTACCTCGGACTCGCCAAGTTCAACCGGGAGAACGCCGGCCCCATCGTCGCGAAGGGCATCCTCATCGCGGCCCTCATCCACGCGACGTACAACACGCTCGTCAGCTTCGTCCCGAGCGTCGCGGGCGCGATTCTCGGCGTCGGTTCCCTCGTCGCGTTTTTCGCGTTCGTCGTCGTCTACCAGGGGTTCTTCGGCTACATCCTCTACCGGAAGCTCAAGCGCTACGGCCGGACCTACCGGGCGGTCCAGAGCGAGACCGAGCGCTCGGGCGGGACGGTCGGCGTGGACTCGACGGAGTTCGACGGCTGA
- a CDS encoding riboflavin synthase, producing MFTGIVETTGEVVGVEQSPEGRRIRVAADFAPELAHGESISVSGACLTVEGVGPSDPQQTGTAGEADDEAFDLFLSEETLRRTYLDELVEGDHVNLERAMPADGRFDGHVVQGHVDGTGEVVSIEQLGDDWTFAFSLPAELRRYVVEKGSITVDGISLTVADLSDDAFAVAIIPATYELTTLSEKSVGDPVHLEVDVVAKYVERLLAAEGESDPQARYAERLASR from the coding sequence ATGTTCACCGGCATCGTCGAGACGACGGGCGAGGTGGTCGGCGTCGAACAGTCCCCGGAGGGCAGACGCATCCGGGTCGCCGCCGACTTCGCGCCCGAACTCGCCCACGGCGAGTCCATCAGCGTCAGTGGAGCGTGTCTGACCGTAGAGGGAGTGGGTCCTTCGGACCCACAGCAAACCGGCACCGCCGGAGAGGCAGACGACGAGGCGTTCGACCTGTTCCTCTCGGAGGAGACCCTCCGCCGGACGTACCTCGACGAACTCGTCGAGGGCGACCACGTCAACCTCGAACGCGCGATGCCCGCCGACGGGCGCTTCGACGGTCACGTCGTGCAGGGGCACGTCGACGGCACCGGCGAGGTGGTGAGTATCGAGCAACTAGGAGACGACTGGACCTTCGCCTTCTCGTTGCCCGCCGAACTCCGGCGCTACGTCGTCGAGAAGGGTTCCATCACCGTCGACGGCATCTCGCTGACCGTCGCCGACCTCTCCGACGACGCGTTCGCCGTCGCAATCATCCCCGCGACCTACGAGTTGACGACGCTCTCGGAGAAGTCGGTGGGCGACCCGGTCCACCTGGAGGTGGATGTGGTGGCGAAGTACGTCGAACGACTGCTCGCGGCGGAAGGCGAGTCGGACCCGCAGGCGCGCTACGCGGAGCGACTGGCGTCGCGGTAG
- a CDS encoding DUF7533 family protein, protein MARGILGTLGLLGTLVFAVPLGFLGVQFLVSERYLMGGVFLGLAVAMVLLQEFLTTPQDIPAMLAEKVTGTVVGEEKPEESKRSE, encoded by the coding sequence ATGGCACGCGGCATCCTCGGGACGCTCGGGCTGCTGGGAACGCTCGTGTTCGCCGTTCCACTCGGCTTCCTCGGCGTCCAGTTTCTCGTCTCCGAACGCTACCTGATGGGCGGGGTGTTCCTCGGTCTCGCGGTGGCGATGGTCCTCCTCCAGGAGTTCCTGACGACGCCACAGGACATCCCCGCCATGCTCGCGGAGAAGGTGACCGGCACGGTCGTCGGCGAGGAGAAGCCCGAGGAGTCGAAGCGGTCGGAGTAG